The sequence below is a genomic window from Sorangiineae bacterium MSr12523.
GGATCTCGTAGCGCTCCTTCAGGCCGCGCAAAATCGCAATGGTGTCCTCCACGCTCGGCTGCGATACGAACACCGGCTGGAAGCGGCGCTCCAACGCGGGATCCTTCTCGATGCGCTTTCGGTACTCGTCCAGCGTGGTCGCGCCAATGCAGCGAAGCTCACCGCGGGCGAGGGCAGGCTTGAGCAGGTTGGCCGCGTCCATCGAACCTTCGGCCGCGCCCGCACCCACGATGGTGTGGATCTCGTCGATGAAGAGCACGATCTGTCCGGCCGCGGTCTCCACCTCTTTGAGGACCGCCTTCAACCGGTCCTCGAACTCACCGCGGTACTTTGCACCGGCGACGAGGGCGCCCATGTCGAGCGAGACGAGTCGCTTGTTCTTCAACGACTCGGGTACGTCACCGCGCACGATGCGCTGGGCAATGCCTTCGACGATGGCGGTCTTGCCCACGCCCGGCTCGCCGATGAGTACGGGGTTGTTCTTCGTGCGCCGTGAGAGAACCTGCATCACGCGGCGGATCTCTTCGTCGCGACCGATGACCGGATCGCTTTTGCCGCGTCGGGCGGCGTCGGTCAAATCGCGCGTGTACTTGTCCAGCGCTTGGAATTTGCCCTCGGGATCTCGATCGACCACGCGCTGCGCTCCGCGCACGCTGGCCAAGGCCGCGAGTAGCTTGTCGTAGTTGACCTTGCCGCTTTGCTCGAGGAGCGCCTGCACTTCGCGATCGGTCTTGGCCATCGCGAGGACGTAATGTTCGACGGAGACGAAGTCGTCCTTGAGGCCCTTGGCCTCGTCCTCGGCGCGACGCACGACCTCCAAAAGGCGCCGCGCGAGCCCGGGCTCCGCACCGCCGGACACTTTGGGAAAGCCATCCAGGCGGCGTGTGAGGCCCGTGGTCAGCTGCGTGAGGTCGGCGCCTGCCTTCTGGAGCAGGGGACCGGCAACGCCTCCTTCTTGTTCGAGCATCGCGAGGAGCACATGCTCGGGGTACAGCTCGGGATTGCCTCGCCGTGCTGCGAGCTCGAGGCCATCGCGGAAGGCTTCTTGGCTCTTGGTGGTCATTCGATCGGGACGCATGGGCTCTCTCTCTCTTGCTCCGGTTTTGGCGGGCAAGATAAGTCCCCACGGGTCCCCGGCAAGAGGCGCGCCTATGTTGAAGCGCGCCCCTTACGCAGGGCTTGCGAAGCCCCGATCAGATGTCCAAATTCTTCACGTTGAGCGCGTTGTCCTCGATGAACTCGCGGCGCGGCTCGACTTGATCGCCCATGAGGATGCTGAAGATCTGATCGGTCTGCACGGCGTCGTCCAAGCGGACTTGGAGCATGACGCGCGCATTCGGATCCAGCGTGGTCTCCCACAGCTGCTCCGCGTTCATCTCGCCCAGACCTTTGTAGCGCTGCAGCTGGATGCCCTTGCGCCCGCGCCCATCGAGGTACTCCCAGAGCGCGTCGGCGTCCTCGATTTCGATTTCGCCCTTCGCAGCCGTGGCCTCCTCGGCGGCGGCTTCCTCGGAGCCTTCTTCGCCTTCGCTGGCGCCGCGCTTGGCCAGGTCTTTCACGAAGTACGGTGCCGGCCCCAGCGAGCGGACATCCTGCTCGATGGCGTAGAGCTCTTCGTACTCCGCGGACTCGACCAGGTTCCAGTCGATCATCGTCTGACGCGCAGCCGAACCCGGACGCGGCGTGATCTCGATGCGTGCCGCACCGTGCTCCACCTCCCACGTGACCTCGATGGTCAGCGGGAAAATGTCGGGGTACTTCTTCTCGAGCAGCGCGCGGATCTTGGGGATGCCCGCCTCCACCTTGGCCTTGTCGCGGATCTCGTTCTTTCCGAGGCCGCCGGCCCGCAGCGCCGCCGCCACGAGGCGCGCATCCGCGCGTCGATCGATCTTCGACAGCGCGCGACGGAAGAAGCGAAGCCGCTCGGCCAGTCGCAAGAGCGGCTCGCCCGTGATGGTGAGACCGCGCGAGGAGCGCACCGCGAGATCGCGCACGCCGTGCTCGAGGAAGTACCGATCGAGCGCCGGCTGGTCCTTGAGGTACGTGTCCTTCTTGCCGCGGCGCACGCGGTAGAGCGGCGGCTGCGCGATGTAGAGGTAGCCCTTCTCGATGATCTCCGGCATGTGCCGGTAGAAGAAGGTGAGGAGCAAGGTTCGAATGTGGCTGCCGTCGACGTCGGCGTCGGTCATCAGCACGACCTGGTGGTAACGCAGCTTCTCCACGTCGAACGACCCGCCGCTCTCCGGCGAACCAATGCCGCATCCCAGCGCCGTGATCAGCGTGCCGATTTGCTCGGACGAGATCATCTTGTCCAGGCGCGCGCGCTCCACGTTGAGGATCTTTCCGCGCAACGGCAACACCGCTTGGAACTTGCGGTCGCGGCCCTGCTTCGCAGAGCCACCGGCGCTATCTCCCTCGACGATGTACAGCTCGGCGATCTCCGGGTTGCGCGACTGGCAGTCGGCCAGCTTGCCCGAGAGGCTCGTGATGTCCATCGAGCCCTTGCGCACGACCTCGCGCGCCTTGCGGGCAGCCTCACGCGCCTTGGCGGCCAGGATGGCCTTCTCCAGGATTTTGCGCGCCGTGGAGGGGTTTTCCTCGAAGAATTGCCCGAGTTTCTCGCCGATGACGGCCTCGGTGATGCCTTTGACCTCGCTCGAAACGAGCTTGGACTTGGTCTGCGAATCGAACGACGGATCGGGGTGCTTGACGCTGATGACTGCCGTGAGGCCCTCGCGGATGTCCTCCCCCGAGAGGCCGTTCTTCACGTCCTTGAAGAGATTTTGCGCCGTGCCGTAAGCGTTGAACACGCGCGTGAGCGAGCCGCGCAACCCCGTGAGGTGCGTGCCACCGTCCTTGTTGTGGACGTTGTTCGTGTAGCAGTAGATTTGCTCGGCGTAGCTCGAGTTCCACTGCAACGCGACCTCGACCCCGATGGGGTTGCCCTCTTCGTTGGGCTGCTCGGCGTTGATGTACACGACCTTGTCGTGCACCGGCTCCTTGGTCTTGTTGAGGAGCTCGACGAACTCGCGGATGCCGCCGTCGTACTGGAAGATCTCGCGCCGGACTTTGCCTTCGGTCGCGGCGATGTTGCCGCCGCCGGGATCGCGCTCGTCGCTCAGCTCGATGACGAAGCCGGCGTTGAGGAAGGACAACTCGCGCAGGCGGCTGGCGAGGATGTCGTAGCTGAACTCGGTCGTGGTGAAGATTTCCGCGTCCGGCTTGAAGGTGATCTTCGTGCCCGTTTTGTCGGTGTCACCGATGACGGCCAGCGGTGCGACCGGGGCTCCACGGCGGAATTCCTGCAGGTGCACGTGGCCTTCGCGCTTGATCTCCATCTTGAGCCATTCGCTCACGGCGTTGACGGCGCTGACGCCGACGCCGTGTAGGCCTGCGGAGACCTTGTAGCTCGAGTGGTCGAACTTGCCGCCGGCGTGCAGAACGGTCATCACGACCTCGGCCGCGCTGACGCCGCGGTCTTTCATGATGCCGGTGGGGATGCCGCGCCCGTTGTCGTCGACCGTGACGGAACCATCGAAGTGGATGGTCACGACCATCTTGGTGCAGAAGCCACCCAGGTGTTCGTCGACGGCATTGTCGACGGCTTCCCACACGAGGTGGTGCAACCCGGAACCATCGTGCACGTCGCCGATGTACATGCCGGGGCGCTTGCGAACAGCCTCCAGCCCTTCCAGTACTGTGATATTTTCGCTGCCGTACGTGGACGTCGATGCAGGAGCGGCGGCGGTGCTCGCCGGAGCGTCGTTGGGCGTGCGGGAAGCGGGGTTGGCGTCTGCGGATCCCGAAGAGACCGTCTGCGGGGATTCAGGGGGCGTTTCGATCATCTGGCAATCAACTTGTCAGCGAGGTGAACGTTGGATGACTGTTTGATCGGTTCGAAGATCTGCGATTGATTTGCAGCGTTGAACCGTGGCCCTCGCACGCCCCGAGTGGAGGGCCGGACGAAGGCGTGGATTATATCGCGCGGCGGCGTTTTTATCCACCAAGAAGCGCCGATATTTCTTCAGCTATTTCCTATATTTAGGATGCTTCATCGGAGGGTGAAATCACCCCCTTCGAAACGGCGAAGTCGAGACGTTCTCGGGTCGCGGCGTCCGGTAATTTTTCGGTCTCGATGAGCTCGCGACGTGTCGTCGTGAGAAACACCTGACCCTGCTGCTCGCGCAAAAAGGAAAACAGCGACGCGGTGCGCTCGCGATCCAGCTCGCTCGAGACGTCGTCGAGCAGCAGGATGGGGCGAACGCCCCGGGCGCCACCGATGACATCCATCTCGGCGGCTTTGAGCGCGAGGACGACGGCGCGGTGTTGCCCCTGCGAGGCGGTGCCGCGCATGCGATGGCCTTGAAGGCCCAGCGCGAGATCGTCGCGGTGCGGTCCGATGCTCGCGCCGCGGCGTTTCAGATCGACGCGCCGGTTTCGTTCGAGTTCGCGCCGGTACGCTTCGGCATCGTCGGGCGCCGAGGGTGCGTACTCCACGCTGAGCACCAGATCGGGTGCGGCGATGCGGGTGAACGCAATGGACATCGACGCGGCGAGATCCGCGGCGGCAAGACGGCGTGCCGCCATGACCGCGAGCCCATGGCGAACCACCAGCTCTTCCCACTGTTCGAGATCGCGCGCTTCGGTGCCGCGCATCTCCAGGGCTCGTTGTCGTTCGCGCACCGCACGCGCGTAGGACAGCGTCTCTCCGAGGGACGCCGGCAAGAGGTACAACGCAACCCGATCGAGCAGGCGACGGCGCTCGCTGCCCGCGCCCATGGAGAGCGAGAGATCGCCCGGATGAAACAGCACCGCGGGCGTTCGAATCGCGTACTCCGCGGCGGTGGCGGGGCGCTTGCCGTCGATCTTGAGCAGGCGTTGGCCCGCGCGAAGGCCCACGGTTTGCTCGCGGCGGAGCTCACCCTCGGAGAGCACGGTGCGCACGCTTGCGGTGTCAGCGCCGTGCTCGACCGATTCACCTGGCTTCACCGTGCGGAAGCTGCGCGAGGTCGCGGCGAGGTAGATGGCCTCGAGGAGGTTCGTCTTCCCCTGGCCATTGTCCCCGTAAACGACGTTGAAGCGCGGGCTCGGCCGGAGATCCACGCGCGCCAGGTTGCGGAAGTGGCGAACGGAGATCTCTTCGATGTGCAGCGATTTCAAATGCGCATCGGCATGACGACCGCGAGGAAGTTGCGCTCGCTGGCCGGGCGCACGACGGCGGGATCGAGCTCGCCGCTGAGGCCCAGGATGATGTCGTCTTCCTGCAACGAACCGAGGACGTCGAGGAAGTACTTCGCGTTGAAACCGATGGTGATGTCGGCCCCGGCGTAGTCCACCGGGATCTCGTCGAAGCCGTCGCCGCTCTCGGGCGATTCGCTGGTGATGCGCATCACGCCGCCGCTGATGCCGAGCTTCACGCCGCCCGTGCGCTCGCTGGCCGCAATCGACACGGCGCGGAGGGCATCGGCGAATTGCCCGCGGGGCACGCGGACCTTCTTGTCCGAGTTCTGCGGGATGACCTGGGAGTACGGCGGGAACTGCGCGTCCACGAGCTTGACGCTGAAGGTGCTCCCTCCGCCTTGGAAGAAGGCGCTGGAGCCGCTCTGCGTGATTTGGATCTGCGCCCGACCATCCTTGCCTTGCTCGGGCACGATCTCGTCGCAGAGACGGCGCAGCTCGAGGATGGCCTTGAGCGGGATGAGCATCGTGGCGGAGGCCTGGCGACCCTCGACCTTCACCTCCATCTTGGAGAGGCGGTGGCCATCGGTGGTGACCATGCGCACCACGTCTCCATCCCACTCGAACAACGCGGAGTTGAGGTGGGCCCGGGTTTCGTCGCCCGAGATGGAGAAGTACGTCTTTTGAATGAGCTCGCGCAGGACGTCGACCTCGATGGCCAAGGTGGGCGCGCCCTCGGCGGGGACGGGGAGGGGAGGGAAGTCTTCCCCGGGCATTCCACGCAGGGTGTACCGACGGGCGCTTCCCGTGGCCTTCAACGTGGTCGTGGCGTTGTCCTCGGAGGCGATGCGGATGGGGCCGTCGGGCATCATCTTCACGCGTTCGAGCAAGTCCTTCGCTGGAACCGCGACGCTTCCGCCCTTGCTGACCTCCGCCGCGACCTTTCCTGCGATGGCCAGGTACAAATCCGTCGCCGCGAGTCGCAGAGAATTTGGCCCCTCCACCGCAAGCAGGACATTAGAGAGCACGGGCATGGTGCTCTTACGCTCCGCAACACCCTGCATCCTCGTGACGAGCTTCAGCAGGTCTTTCTTGGTTACCGTGAGTTCCATGCTCTCCGCCGGGGTTCTTCCGTATTACCCATTAGATGAGATCTCTAGTGGTGTCGATAGGGGCTGTGAGAAGCGTGGATAGTCAAATTTTTGACGTAATTTCCGTAGCTTAAGTCTCCTCAGGGCTGTGGAAGGCTCCGTGTGGAAAACGGGGACGGATGGGGAAGGATGTAGGGGGTAGACTTATCCGCAGCCTTTTCCCCTGTGCTGTCCCCGGTTTTGCCGGCACGTTCTCCACAGCTCGGGCGTAGACCTACCAGGCTGCCCGTTGGCCGCCGAGTACGGTTCCATGGCGTGGCTGACCCCGTCTCTCGAAGAAAAAAAGCGAACCGCCAAGGCGCCAAGGTCGCCAAGGGTTTGGGGGGGAGCCTCGGCGCGCGGGCGACACTCCATCCCATCCATCTTGGCGCTCTTGGCGTTTTGGCGGTTCAAACAGACCGCGTGAACCTTACGGTGTGTCGCGGGGCAGTTCGTTGAGGGCATCGACGGCGTCGAGGGCACCGCCCAGGCCGAACCAGTCGATGTAGATGACGTTTGGAACGCGTTTCGTTTGGTGCCAACAGTCTTTGGCGCGCTCGAAGACGAAGGACTCTTGATTGGCGCGTGTGGCCAGTGCGGGATCGGGCATGAGGATCCCTGCGTCGTCTTTGTAAACGAAGTGGTTGACGAAATAGAGATCGTTGCTCGGCTTACCGCGGTAGAAGCCGCACGAGAATTGATCGGAATTCGTTACGTTGAAGTCCGTATCGACGACGAAGTCCCACAAGTAATGCTGCCACGTCGGTCGATTGGAGTCCTGGCTATCATTGAACACGACGAGTCGCTGATTGGCCACGACCATGGCGCTCAACGTTGGCCATGGCGTGCCGGATGTGTGCGTGTACAGATAATCGATGAGCCCTGCTTTCTCGAAGGTGTGCGCCACCGCTTCGGGGCTCACCGAGCTTTCGGCGAAGATGGTCACCACCTCCGAGGGATTGTTCTCCAGAAATGCGCGAACCTGATTCAACACGTTGACCAGTGGCTCTTGGCCGAGGGCGCCGCGTAGATCGGCATTGTGGGTCACGTAAACGTCATTGGGATCGGAATCCGTCGCGGTGAAATGAGGACTCGGGCGCAATCCCAATCCGCGCACACCGCGTTCGAGTTGTTTCCAAACCGGATACATCTGATTCGGTTTTTTGTAATGAACCGGCCCGTCGTCGGCCCACGCAAATGCGTTGTGTGTAGCAAGTTGCGTGATTTGGTCGTAGCGCCGGGTGCAATCGACGCGGTTGCACGTGCGAAGCGGCGCAGAAGACGATGGCGTATCCTTCGGCGGGTGTTCGTCGTGTGTCTCGATGACCGTGACAGGCAAATAACATCCGGCCACGGCCGTCGAGAGCCATACCAAGGAAGGCAAGCCAACGAAGGAAGACAAGCAAGACCAAATGGACTTCATGGGTACTCCGAAAAATGACGAACGATGAAAATGTGATTCAGCGGGCCGTGCGTGCTTCGAGGGCAGCGAGGCCGCGCGCCACGATGGCGGGAAGCGGATCGACCTTTTTCAGCGCGGCAACGATCTCGCGGGCGCCGTCCATGTCGCCTGCATCGGCGAGTGCGCGCCCCCGCTCGAGCATGGCTTGCTCGCGGTAGGGCGACGCGGGACCCGAGGCGATGAAACGCCCCCACACGCGGGCGCGTTCCAGAGGGTCCTTGTAGCTTCGCGCAAGCAAGAACGTGGCGTCGGCGGCCAGTGCGGGATCGCGCGTGGTGGAGGCCAGCGACGAGAGACGGCCTTGTGCACCCGCCACATCGCCGCGCGAGAGCTCGAGTTCACCTACGACGAAGCTGGCCTTGTCGCGGTAGTTCGCGGATCGACCCGACAGCATGAGCGAGCGCGCCTTCGTTTCCGCGACCGCGCGATCGCCTGCGTGCAACGCGGTCTGCACGGATTGCCAGAGCGAGGCATCGGTGTCGGCTTCGGCGGGGGCCGATGCTGCGGATGGCGAAGGCGCGGGCGGTTCCACCTTGTCCGACTTGGGGGCTTCCACCTTTGGCGGCGCGGGCGCGGGCCGGGAGCTCTCCGAAGGTGCCGAGCGCGGGGCGAGGATGATCTCGCCGCCCGAGCGAACCTCCGCCGATTGACCCGCGAGCAAATGAATCGATGGTGCCTTGCGCTCGACGGCGCCCACGGCAACCCAGCCGGCGTCCACCACGATGTTCGTGCGCGTGGGGGTCACCTCGAAGTGCCACGATGACGAGATTTTCGGCAGCGTGTGCATCGTCGCGTGGGGGCTCACGATCTCGCTTTCGCCGTAGGTGTGCACTTCGGCGTTGCCGCGATCGATTTGCAATGCGGGGCTTTCGCCCTTTTCGCGGGCCATGAGGGGAGCGACGCGTGCGGGACCGGTGACCTCGAGCGACGATGCGGGCTCGCTTTCACCGGGCATTGCCCAGCTCAGCATGAGGCTCGCTCCGCGCGGAACCTCCGCCGGTGCATCGAGGGTGCTGTTGGCGGCCATGCCGGAACGCGCGCACGCCGGGCAGTCGCGCATGACCATGAACGACGGAGCGCGGGCCGATGCCGGCGGTGCCGGTGCGATGACGGGCGGAGTTGTCACCGATGCCGATGGCACTACGCTCGCCACCGGCACGGTGACCGGCGCGTGCACTTCGGGCCAGCGCGGGCCGAAGCGCAGGACAATCACCGAGGCAATGGCGGCGCCGATGAGTGCACTTCGCCAACCGAAGGCCGGTCGCGGAGTGCGCCACGCTCGCACGAGGCGCCGCTCGCTGGCGTTTCGCGCCCGCGCGTCGTCCACCAAGGCTGCGGAACGCCACGCCTCGCGGGCCGTTCGAATGACGTGAACGTTTTGCTGGCACATAAGACAAGCTTTCAAGTGTTGCGAAAAGTCGGGGATGTCCGGGTTCCCCTCTTCGCGCAATGCCTCCGCCACGTCGTTGGCGTCGAAGCCTCGATCGCACGTGGGATTCATGGCGCCTCTCCGCGAAAGCAGGGGTCCTTGGACAAAAGCGAGGAGAGCTCGAGGCGCGCATGGCGCAAGCGCGAACGCACCGTGGGCTCGGGGCACTCGAGGATCTCCGCCACACGCGCGGTGGGCAGCTCTTCGAGATCGCACAGCACGATGGCGGCACGTTTTGGGGCGCTGAGTCGATCGAGCGCGCGGTGCAGGCTGCGCGAGCGCTCGCGCTCCAGGGTGATGGCGGCGGGGTTCGTAGGTCCGGGATCTTCGGCCTCCTCGGGCGCGTCCCCCAGCGAGAACCATCGCCGCCAACGCGTGGACCAGCGCCAGTGGTTCATCGCTTGGCGCGCGCAGATGCGGTACGTGTAGGTCGAAAATTCGGAGCGCCCTTCGAAGCGGTCGATGGCGCGGACAATCCGCTCCAGGGCGGATTGCGTGAGGTCCTCGAGCTCGGGCGTCGGGCCCACGAGGCTGCGCATCTGCGCCCGCACCAGCGAGACCAAATCGGGCCACGCCATCGGCGGCTCGCAGAGACCTGCTTCGCCGCGCTCGGCGTCGTCCCCCAGCATCGTGATCGCGAGATCTACCAGGCGGCCCATCGACAACCAATCTCGAGCACACCCACGGCGTTGCCCAGTATGCGATTTGGAATGACGCCGCCCACCAGCAGCGATGCAAAGGGATGAACGCTCCCGGCGGTGGGAAGCTCGAGCGTCACGCCGCCGAGGGCGTAAAGGAAGATGTCGTCGTTGCTGCTTCGGTATTCCGGGCCGAACGTGCCGACGCCGCCAAGCTCGTACGTCGAGTAGCCCCATGCGGCGCCGGCTTCGAGTGCGAGCCCAAGGATGTTCCGCAATCCCCCCGGGTGCCAGACGGCGCCGCCGCCGAGTCGGACGTTGAAGACCCTTGCCGACTTATCTCCGCCGCTCGCGAAGTCGAAGCCCAGCGCGATGTACGGCGTGATGGCGCGAGGAAGGAAGCGGATCGCCTTGCCGGAATCGAGCAGGCGCAGTCCGAGGCCGTAACCCCAAAGTGCACCGTCGCGCGCCTGGTCGTGCGGCCAGTAAAGAAGGCGCGCTGCGGCGGCGAGGCCTCCCGGCTTTTCGGCGGTTTGCACCGGCGGGGCCGGCTTGGCAGGCGCAGGGGCGGGTGCCGGCGGAGGAGCAGGAGGCGGGGGCGCCGCCGTCTCCGAGCGCGCGACCCATAGAGCGGCCGCGCGCAGTCGTTCGTCGTTGTCGCCGCGCACTTCGATGTGCCAGAGCCCCGTGCCCCGTTCATCGTGGGCCTCGAGCGTCCAATGTTCGTCGTCGCCGCATTGAAGAGCGAGCCGCCGCGTGCCTTTGTCGTCATTGACTTCACACGTGTGCCCCGCGGCTTCGCACGCGAGGGCGATCTGGCGGGCGAGGGGCGTGCTCCATTGCGGGCATGACGCAGGATCGACCCACCACGTGACGGTGGGGGTCGCCGCCGCGGCGGAGCTCGATCCAAAGACGATGGCTGCGCTAGCCATGCCGATTAAGACACCGCGTGAGGTCGCCCCGATCAAAGAATCGCGCGACGTCACCACGCGATCCACCGGACGCCGATTTCGACGGAGCCCATGACCAAGCCGGGACTCTTGGGCACGGTGGTGCCGAGGCCGAGCGAGATGAAGGGCCGAAAGATGCCTGGCACGGGCGCTTCGGCGATCATGCGGGCCAGCAGATAGCCAAAGGGCACATGCCCCGTTATCACGTAGTCGCGGCTCGGATCTCGATCGCTTCCGGAAAAACCGGGGTTCGTCTCGCGAGTCCGCGCGACGCCGACGCCGAGCTCCAGCGAAAATCCGATGATGTCCTTGGTGCGGGGCGCATGCCAGGTGATACCGACACCGGCACGCAGGCTGAACGCGCGCTCGTCGAAGTAGCCGCCGCTCCACGTCGCTTCGCCGGCCAAGGAGGCGAACGAGTTGAACCGTGGCGGGAGAAAGCGTATGAGTTCGCCCGGATCGTGGATTCGCAAGGCCGCTCCGTAGCCAGGCGCGCCGTCCCCGCTGTCCGCGTAGTACCCGAGGCGTCCGGCGAGGTCGAGGCCTCCCCATCGTTGCTGCGGCGGAGGGTTCAACGTGATTTGCGGCGGTGCTGCAGGTGTAGCGGGTGTCGTCGTGGGCGCCGCCGCCATCGTGACGTCGGAGCGCGCGACCCACACGGCAGCCGCGCGCAGGCGCTCATCGTCGCCGCCGCGCACTTCGATGTGCCACAGTCCCGTGCCGCTGACGTCGTGGGCTTCCAGCGTCCAGTGATCCGCGTCGGCGCATTGCAACACGAGCCGCCGCGCGGCCTTGTCCGACGTCGTTACGTCGCAGGCATGCCCCGTCGCCTCACAGGCAAG
It includes:
- a CDS encoding RNA polymerase sigma factor encodes the protein MGRLVDLAITMLGDDAERGEAGLCEPPMAWPDLVSLVRAQMRSLVGPTPELEDLTQSALERIVRAIDRFEGRSEFSTYTYRICARQAMNHWRWSTRWRRWFSLGDAPEEAEDPGPTNPAAITLERERSRSLHRALDRLSAPKRAAIVLCDLEELPTARVAEILECPEPTVRSRLRHARLELSSLLSKDPCFRGEAP
- the gyrB gene encoding DNA topoisomerase (ATP-hydrolyzing) subunit B, which encodes MIETPPESPQTVSSGSADANPASRTPNDAPASTAAAPASTSTYGSENITVLEGLEAVRKRPGMYIGDVHDGSGLHHLVWEAVDNAVDEHLGGFCTKMVVTIHFDGSVTVDDNGRGIPTGIMKDRGVSAAEVVMTVLHAGGKFDHSSYKVSAGLHGVGVSAVNAVSEWLKMEIKREGHVHLQEFRRGAPVAPLAVIGDTDKTGTKITFKPDAEIFTTTEFSYDILASRLRELSFLNAGFVIELSDERDPGGGNIAATEGKVRREIFQYDGGIREFVELLNKTKEPVHDKVVYINAEQPNEEGNPIGVEVALQWNSSYAEQIYCYTNNVHNKDGGTHLTGLRGSLTRVFNAYGTAQNLFKDVKNGLSGEDIREGLTAVISVKHPDPSFDSQTKSKLVSSEVKGITEAVIGEKLGQFFEENPSTARKILEKAILAAKAREAARKAREVVRKGSMDITSLSGKLADCQSRNPEIAELYIVEGDSAGGSAKQGRDRKFQAVLPLRGKILNVERARLDKMISSEQIGTLITALGCGIGSPESGGSFDVEKLRYHQVVLMTDADVDGSHIRTLLLTFFYRHMPEIIEKGYLYIAQPPLYRVRRGKKDTYLKDQPALDRYFLEHGVRDLAVRSSRGLTITGEPLLRLAERLRFFRRALSKIDRRADARLVAAALRAGGLGKNEIRDKAKVEAGIPKIRALLEKKYPDIFPLTIEVTWEVEHGAARIEITPRPGSAARQTMIDWNLVESAEYEELYAIEQDVRSLGPAPYFVKDLAKRGASEGEEGSEEAAAEEATAAKGEIEIEDADALWEYLDGRGRKGIQLQRYKGLGEMNAEQLWETTLDPNARVMLQVRLDDAVQTDQIFSILMGDQVEPRREFIEDNALNVKNLDI
- the recF gene encoding DNA replication and repair protein RecF (All proteins in this family for which functions are known are DNA-binding proteins that assist the filamentation of RecA onto DNA for the initiation of recombination or recombinational repair.) codes for the protein MKSLHIEEISVRHFRNLARVDLRPSPRFNVVYGDNGQGKTNLLEAIYLAATSRSFRTVKPGESVEHGADTASVRTVLSEGELRREQTVGLRAGQRLLKIDGKRPATAAEYAIRTPAVLFHPGDLSLSMGAGSERRRLLDRVALYLLPASLGETLSYARAVRERQRALEMRGTEARDLEQWEELVVRHGLAVMAARRLAAADLAASMSIAFTRIAAPDLVLSVEYAPSAPDDAEAYRRELERNRRVDLKRRGASIGPHRDDLALGLQGHRMRGTASQGQHRAVVLALKAAEMDVIGGARGVRPILLLDDVSSELDRERTASLFSFLREQQGQVFLTTTRRELIETEKLPDAATRERLDFAVSKGVISPSDEAS
- the dnaN gene encoding DNA polymerase III subunit beta; its protein translation is MELTVTKKDLLKLVTRMQGVAERKSTMPVLSNVLLAVEGPNSLRLAATDLYLAIAGKVAAEVSKGGSVAVPAKDLLERVKMMPDGPIRIASEDNATTTLKATGSARRYTLRGMPGEDFPPLPVPAEGAPTLAIEVDVLRELIQKTYFSISGDETRAHLNSALFEWDGDVVRMVTTDGHRLSKMEVKVEGRQASATMLIPLKAILELRRLCDEIVPEQGKDGRAQIQITQSGSSAFFQGGGSTFSVKLVDAQFPPYSQVIPQNSDKKVRVPRGQFADALRAVSIAASERTGGVKLGISGGVMRITSESPESGDGFDEIPVDYAGADITIGFNAKYFLDVLGSLQEDDIILGLSGELDPAVVRPASERNFLAVVMPMRI
- a CDS encoding tetratricopeptide repeat protein, with product MNPTCDRGFDANDVAEALREEGNPDIPDFSQHLKACLMCQQNVHVIRTAREAWRSAALVDDARARNASERRLVRAWRTPRPAFGWRSALIGAAIASVIVLRFGPRWPEVHAPVTVPVASVVPSASVTTPPVIAPAPPASARAPSFMVMRDCPACARSGMAANSTLDAPAEVPRGASLMLSWAMPGESEPASSLEVTGPARVAPLMAREKGESPALQIDRGNAEVHTYGESEIVSPHATMHTLPKISSSWHFEVTPTRTNIVVDAGWVAVGAVERKAPSIHLLAGQSAEVRSGGEIILAPRSAPSESSRPAPAPPKVEAPKSDKVEPPAPSPSAASAPAEADTDASLWQSVQTALHAGDRAVAETKARSLMLSGRSANYRDKASFVVGELELSRGDVAGAQGRLSSLASTTRDPALAADATFLLARSYKDPLERARVWGRFIASGPASPYREQAMLERGRALADAGDMDGAREIVAALKKVDPLPAIVARGLAALEARTAR